In Janthinobacterium rivuli, a single genomic region encodes these proteins:
- a CDS encoding PLP-dependent aminotransferase family protein, with the protein MTPQFELDTLKMRIAAPELAALDLRVRVQRALRQLILDGVLAPGLRLPATRVLAQSLGVSRDTVEMAYAQLRLDGYIERQAGSGSFVSPTIGASLLGKHSQGLAPMSAQPVALSARGAQIIASGGVADQQTVKAFATGLPETRAFPLDVWERLRRQAAGEHRAGILLHGDPQGAEALRQAIADYVNLERGARATASQVLVLSSTRQALYLCAQVLADAHGPILMEDPGYFGARKAFEMAQLRVVPVPVDADGLSIDHLRADRSGANTVYVTPSHQYPTGATLALERRLALTAWAAERQGWIIEDDYDSQFHYAGLPTACVQGLDTQQRTIYLGTFAKSLYPGLRIGYMVLPPTLVKPMIHARSILDGHTPQLDQMTLARFIADGHFAAHVRAMRKVYAVRRDAMAQAVQRHLPHVVTAQLPPGGLQMPCLLHEGRDELDTIRLAAQAGIALPGLSRLYATPPARGGWLLGFAALTPHEIDSGIVRLARALG; encoded by the coding sequence ATGACGCCGCAGTTCGAACTCGATACCCTGAAAATGCGCATCGCCGCGCCGGAACTGGCGGCGCTCGACTTGCGCGTGCGCGTGCAGCGCGCGCTGCGCCAGTTGATACTCGATGGCGTGCTGGCTCCGGGCCTGCGCCTGCCGGCCACGCGCGTGCTGGCGCAATCGCTGGGCGTGTCGCGCGATACGGTGGAAATGGCGTATGCGCAGCTGCGCCTGGACGGTTATATCGAGCGCCAGGCGGGATCGGGCAGTTTTGTCTCGCCGACGATAGGCGCGAGCCTGCTGGGCAAGCATTCGCAGGGGCTGGCGCCCATGTCCGCGCAGCCGGTGGCCCTCAGCGCGCGCGGCGCACAGATTATCGCCAGCGGCGGCGTGGCCGACCAGCAGACCGTCAAAGCTTTTGCCACGGGTTTGCCGGAAACGCGGGCCTTTCCGCTTGACGTGTGGGAGCGCTTGCGGCGCCAGGCGGCCGGCGAACACCGTGCCGGCATACTGCTGCACGGCGACCCGCAAGGCGCCGAGGCTTTGCGCCAGGCCATCGCCGACTATGTGAATCTGGAGCGGGGCGCGCGGGCCACGGCCAGCCAGGTGCTGGTGCTGAGCAGCACGCGCCAGGCCCTGTATCTGTGCGCGCAAGTGCTGGCCGATGCGCATGGCCCGATATTGATGGAAGACCCCGGCTATTTCGGCGCGCGCAAGGCGTTCGAGATGGCGCAGCTGCGCGTCGTGCCCGTGCCCGTCGATGCGGATGGCTTGTCCATCGACCACCTGCGGGCGGACCGCAGCGGCGCCAACACGGTGTATGTGACGCCGTCGCATCAATACCCGACGGGCGCCACCCTGGCGCTCGAACGCCGCCTGGCCCTGACCGCCTGGGCGGCCGAGCGCCAGGGCTGGATCATCGAGGACGATTACGACAGCCAGTTTCATTACGCAGGTTTGCCGACAGCGTGCGTGCAAGGGCTCGACACGCAGCAGCGCACGATTTACCTGGGCACTTTCGCCAAGTCGCTGTATCCGGGACTGCGCATCGGCTACATGGTGCTGCCGCCGACGCTGGTGAAACCGATGATCCATGCGCGCAGCATCCTCGATGGCCACACGCCGCAACTCGATCAAATGACACTGGCCCGTTTCATCGCCGATGGCCATTTCGCGGCCCATGTGCGCGCCATGCGCAAGGTCTACGCCGTGCGCCGCGATGCGATGGCGCAGGCCGTGCAGCGGCACTTGCCGCACGTCGTCACGGCGCAGCTGCCGCCGGGCGGCTTGCAGATGCCGTGTCTGCTGCACGAGGGCAGGGACGAGCTGGACACGATACGCCTGGCGGCGCAGGCGGGCATCGCGCTGCCGGGCCTGAGCCGCTTGTACGCGACGCCGCCGGCGCGCGGCGGCTGGCTGCTGGGCTTTGCGGCCTTGACCCCGCACGAGATCGACAGCGGCATCGTCCGCCTGGCCCGCGCGCTCGGTTAA
- a CDS encoding benzoate/H(+) symporter BenE family transporter, whose protein sequence is MADRARWRDLASPTMAAFISVLVNYGGTFVLVFQAAQLAQLSAAQTASWVWSLSIGVGVTGIWLSYRYRAPIITAWSTPGVAFLATVMPHTPYAEVIGAYIISAIAFILLGMSGAFERLVRLIPGGIAAGLLAGILLQFGVNAFGGASADPVLVVVLLLSYAVLRRFTARFAVVGIMLIGLALLLAQGRIDAQGIALALAAPVFEMPRFSVASLLGVALPLFLITLTGQYMPGMLVLRNDGYQVSANPILTVTGLGSLLMAPFGAHAFNVAAITAAICTGKDAHADPSKRYVAGLACGVLYILVGIFGVTLASLFMVLPRPFITALAGLALLGAIGNSLAQAMADVRMRETALITFLATAANVTLLGVGGALWGLAAGLAAHGLMHGWRKAA, encoded by the coding sequence ATGGCCGACCGGGCGCGCTGGCGCGACCTGGCGTCCCCCACCATGGCCGCCTTCATTTCCGTCCTCGTCAACTATGGCGGCACCTTCGTGCTGGTGTTCCAAGCGGCCCAGCTGGCCCAGCTGAGCGCCGCGCAGACGGCGTCCTGGGTCTGGTCGCTGAGCATCGGCGTGGGCGTGACGGGCATCTGGCTCAGCTACCGCTACCGCGCGCCCATCATCACGGCCTGGTCCACGCCCGGTGTAGCCTTCCTTGCCACCGTGATGCCGCACACGCCGTATGCCGAGGTGATCGGCGCCTATATCATTTCCGCCATTGCCTTCATTCTGCTGGGCATGTCCGGCGCCTTCGAACGCCTCGTGCGGCTGATCCCCGGTGGCATCGCGGCCGGTCTGCTGGCCGGCATCCTGCTGCAGTTCGGCGTGAACGCGTTCGGCGGCGCCAGCGCCGATCCCGTGCTGGTGGTGGTGTTGCTGTTGTCGTACGCCGTGCTGCGCCGCTTTACGGCACGCTTTGCCGTGGTCGGCATCATGCTGATCGGCCTGGCCCTGCTGCTGGCGCAGGGGCGCATCGATGCGCAAGGCATAGCACTGGCCCTGGCCGCGCCCGTGTTCGAGATGCCGCGCTTTTCCGTGGCGTCCCTGCTGGGCGTGGCGCTGCCCCTGTTCCTGATCACATTGACTGGGCAATACATGCCCGGCATGCTGGTGCTGCGCAATGACGGCTACCAGGTCAGCGCCAATCCCATTCTGACGGTGACGGGACTCGGCTCGCTGCTCATGGCGCCGTTCGGCGCGCATGCGTTCAACGTGGCCGCCATCACGGCCGCCATTTGCACGGGCAAGGATGCCCATGCGGACCCGTCGAAGCGCTATGTCGCGGGCCTGGCTTGCGGCGTGCTGTACATCCTCGTGGGTATCTTCGGCGTCACCCTGGCCAGCCTGTTCATGGTCTTGCCGCGCCCCTTCATCACGGCGCTGGCGGGCCTGGCCTTGCTGGGCGCCATCGGCAATAGCCTGGCGCAGGCGATGGCGGACGTGCGCATGCGCGAAACGGCCCTGATTACTTTCCTGGCGACGGCCGCGAACGTGACCCTGCTGGGCGTGGGCGGCGCCCTGTGGGGGCTGGCGGCGGGACTGGCGGCGCATGGGCTGATGCATGGCTGGCGCAAGGCGGCATAG
- a CDS encoding CPBP family intramembrane glutamic endopeptidase: protein MADLTSLAQYLLAITPAFLVCAALLLATPRTVPHSVPLLRVLVHILFFVLARDAMTAHGYWQVAAGGLRFTAPPLVLLALGAMSLGLVVSTCWLESEARRQIHWLGMRPALSVLLGVAGACLIVALATGLKALFGLPSLPTVAPSALPLLLGFALAANCYEELLFRGLLQQQLRAWLPAWRAALVSGLLFGLCHAFLATTVTQVGAPILVFTVIEGVVAGLVYCRAGLLGASLAHGLAIFALAAGWV, encoded by the coding sequence ATGGCCGACCTGACTTCCCTGGCGCAGTATCTGCTGGCAATCACGCCCGCCTTCCTCGTCTGCGCCGCCTTGCTGTTGGCAACTCCACGTACTGTGCCACATTCGGTGCCGCTGCTGCGCGTGCTCGTGCACATCCTGTTTTTCGTGCTGGCGCGCGATGCGATGACGGCGCACGGCTACTGGCAAGTGGCGGCGGGCGGCTTGCGCTTCACGGCGCCGCCGCTGGTCTTGCTGGCGCTGGGCGCCATGTCGCTGGGGCTGGTGGTCTCCACCTGCTGGCTGGAAAGCGAGGCGCGTCGCCAGATCCACTGGCTGGGCATGCGCCCGGCCCTGTCCGTGCTGCTGGGCGTGGCGGGCGCTTGCCTGATCGTCGCGCTGGCGACGGGCTTGAAAGCGCTGTTTGGCTTGCCGTCCCTGCCGACCGTCGCGCCATCCGCGCTGCCCTTGCTGCTGGGTTTTGCGCTGGCGGCCAACTGTTATGAGGAATTGCTGTTTCGCGGCTTGCTGCAGCAGCAATTGCGCGCCTGGCTGCCGGCCTGGCGCGCGGCGCTCGTGTCGGGCCTGCTGTTCGGCCTGTGCCACGCGTTTCTTGCCACCACCGTCACGCAGGTGGGCGCGCCCATCCTCGTCTTCACCGTGATCGAAGGCGTGGTGGCGGGACTGGTATATTGCCGTGCCGGCTTGCTGGGCGCGTCCCTGGCGCATGGCCTGGCGATTTTTGCGCTGGCCGCCGGCTGGGTGTGA
- a CDS encoding gamma carbonic anhydrase family protein: MPVSSYLNTRPVLGERVYLHDTAQVIGDVQIGDDCSIWCNSVLRGDVNRIVIGEGSNIQDFSMGHVSHKNAAKPDGSPLTIGKYVTIGHSVILHGCTIGDECLIGMGSIVMDDVVVEKHVMLGAGSLVSPGKVLESGHLYVGRPAAKVRALTEAEIVYLRYSAEHYVRVKNNYLAGEPG, encoded by the coding sequence ATGCCTGTCAGTTCCTACCTGAATACCCGTCCCGTCCTGGGCGAGCGCGTCTACCTGCATGACACGGCGCAAGTGATTGGCGATGTGCAGATCGGCGACGACTGCTCGATCTGGTGCAACAGCGTGCTGCGCGGCGACGTCAACCGCATCGTCATCGGCGAAGGCAGCAATATCCAGGATTTTTCCATGGGCCATGTGTCGCACAAGAATGCGGCCAAGCCCGATGGTTCTCCCTTGACCATCGGCAAGTACGTGACCATCGGCCACTCCGTGATCTTGCACGGCTGCACGATTGGCGACGAGTGCCTGATCGGCATGGGCAGCATCGTCATGGATGACGTGGTGGTGGAAAAGCACGTGATGCTGGGCGCGGGCAGCCTCGTGTCGCCGGGCAAGGTGCTGGAAAGCGGCCATCTGTACGTGGGCCGCCCGGCCGCCAAGGTGCGCGCGCTCACTGAAGCGGAGATCGTCTACCTGCGCTATTCAGCGGAGCACTACGTGCGCGTGAAGAACAATTACCTGGCTGGCGAGCCAGGCTGA
- a CDS encoding helix-turn-helix domain-containing protein, protein MARPRNFDEATVTSQAAAVFGSLGYNAASIDDLVKATGLLRGSLYKAFGSKRHLFERVLTQALQPGWPAREEAVDLLIIALKELAPSDAAITALCRAAVLDTGADTSRLLGERLLSHLDQPPKETPCPASN, encoded by the coding sequence ATGGCCAGACCGCGCAACTTTGACGAAGCCACCGTGACCAGCCAGGCCGCCGCTGTCTTTGGCAGCCTGGGCTACAACGCCGCGTCGATCGATGACCTGGTCAAGGCGACGGGTTTGCTGCGTGGCAGCCTGTACAAGGCTTTCGGCTCCAAGCGCCATCTGTTTGAGCGCGTGCTGACACAAGCACTGCAGCCTGGCTGGCCGGCGCGGGAAGAAGCCGTCGATTTGCTGATCATCGCCCTGAAGGAACTGGCGCCCTCTGACGCCGCGATCACGGCGCTGTGCCGTGCAGCCGTGCTGGACACAGGCGCCGATACGTCCCGCCTGCTGGGCGAACGCCTGTTAAGCCATCTGGATCAACCACCGAAGGAGACACCATGCCCAGCCTCGAATTGA
- a CDS encoding acyl-CoA desaturase — protein sequence MTAASLDGHRARASHANSVLDGTVRFAPLPSLWLAAMLAGAVSGALCFFSWTGVALFIVSTAIVLLFGHSLGSHRKLIHDSFECPKWLEYLLVYLGVLVGLSGPLALLRQHELRDYAQRLPACHPYLRHGAGFWRDAWWQLFCRLDLDHPPHIAIEARIAHDRFYRFLERSWMLQQLPWAVLFYVWGGWGLVCWGVCARVSAGVLGHWLIGYFAHNHGQMHFYVDGAAVQGRNIRLTSLLTMGECWHNNHHAYPGSARLGLLPGEWDPGWWMLLLLRRLGLVSALRLPQDLAPRPELRETTVRR from the coding sequence ATGACGGCGGCCAGCCTGGATGGCCACCGCGCCCGCGCCAGCCACGCCAACAGCGTGCTGGACGGCACGGTGCGCTTTGCGCCGTTGCCATCGCTATGGCTGGCGGCCATGCTGGCCGGCGCCGTGTCTGGCGCCCTGTGCTTCTTCAGCTGGACGGGCGTGGCGCTGTTTATCGTCAGCACGGCCATCGTCCTGCTGTTCGGCCACTCGCTGGGCAGCCACCGCAAGCTGATCCACGACAGCTTTGAATGCCCAAAATGGCTGGAATACCTGCTCGTGTACCTGGGCGTACTGGTGGGCCTGAGCGGCCCGCTGGCCTTGCTGCGCCAGCACGAACTGCGCGACTATGCGCAGCGCCTGCCCGCTTGCCACCCCTATCTGCGCCACGGCGCCGGCTTCTGGCGCGATGCCTGGTGGCAATTGTTCTGCCGCCTCGATCTCGACCACCCGCCGCACATCGCCATCGAAGCGCGCATCGCGCACGACCGCTTTTACCGCTTTCTGGAAAGAAGCTGGATGCTGCAGCAACTGCCGTGGGCCGTGCTGTTCTACGTCTGGGGTGGCTGGGGCCTGGTTTGCTGGGGCGTCTGCGCGCGGGTCAGCGCCGGCGTGCTCGGCCACTGGCTGATCGGCTACTTCGCCCACAACCATGGACAGATGCATTTTTACGTCGACGGCGCCGCCGTGCAAGGCCGCAATATCCGCCTGACGTCGCTGCTGACCATGGGCGAATGCTGGCACAACAACCATCACGCGTATCCGGGCTCAGCCAGGCTGGGCCTGCTGCCGGGCGAATGGGACCCGGGCTGGTGGATGCTGCTGCTGTTGCGGCGCCTGGGCCTCGTGTCCGCCCTGCGCCTGCCGCAAGACCTGGCGCCGCGGCCGGAACTGCGCGAAACGACTGTCCGCAGATAG
- a CDS encoding DUF3144 domain-containing protein, translating into MSTPTTKPAPGPEFWERADQVIALANEQCMHSGGNEVATSLLYAAARFNAFLVASKSNDVAKMQEEKEGAVAFFTEQYKRMLTDNFNDYITNFDKYTQPSSAPKG; encoded by the coding sequence ATGAGCACACCAACGACAAAACCAGCACCGGGCCCGGAATTCTGGGAACGCGCCGACCAGGTCATCGCCCTGGCCAATGAGCAATGCATGCACAGCGGAGGCAATGAAGTGGCCACCTCGCTGCTGTACGCAGCTGCCCGCTTCAACGCCTTCCTCGTCGCCAGCAAGAGCAACGACGTGGCCAAGATGCAGGAAGAAAAGGAAGGCGCCGTGGCCTTCTTCACGGAACAGTACAAGCGCATGCTGACCGACAACTTCAACGACTACATCACCAACTTCGACAAGTACACGCAACCGTCGTCGGCCCCCAAGGGTTGA
- a CDS encoding gluconokinase → MGVPAVRWVVMGVSGCGKSAVGSLLADALHVPYVEGDDVHSPENVAKMAAGIALDDSDRTGWLAALRERIATARAQGSGLVVSCSALKRAYRDVLRAGDPALRFVHLDGPRAVLESRLQRPGHFMPASLLDSQLATLQPLQADEAGIVLDIRQPLAVLVEQILQAP, encoded by the coding sequence ATGGGCGTGCCCGCCGTGCGCTGGGTCGTGATGGGCGTGTCCGGCTGCGGCAAGAGCGCCGTCGGCAGCCTGCTGGCCGACGCCTTGCACGTGCCCTACGTGGAAGGCGACGACGTGCATTCCCCGGAAAATGTGGCCAAGATGGCGGCCGGCATCGCACTCGACGATAGCGACCGGACCGGCTGGCTGGCCGCCCTGCGCGAGCGCATCGCCACGGCCCGCGCGCAAGGCAGCGGTCTCGTCGTCTCCTGCTCGGCCCTGAAGCGCGCCTACCGCGACGTGCTGCGCGCAGGCGACCCGGCCCTGCGCTTTGTCCACCTGGACGGCCCGCGCGCCGTGCTGGAAAGCCGCTTGCAGCGGCCCGGCCATTTCATGCCGGCCAGCCTGCTCGACAGCCAGCTGGCCACCCTGCAGCCACTGCAGGCGGACGAAGCCGGCATCGTGCTCGACATCCGCCAGCCGCTGGCCGTGCTGGTGGAACAGATCCTGCAAGCGCCCTGA
- a CDS encoding OmpA family protein, whose product MQSIYTQLRRGFLGLFMLGLLAACQSTPETKPVFNAEQVATLKEQGFNQTDEGWELSFTDKLLFEFDAAKLIPPSRVAIQKISAALLKVGITHMRVEGHTDNEGTEAYNDKLSLARANVVADAMSASGIPRDNITVKGLGMSKPVASNASKTGKAENRRVTVIVSAP is encoded by the coding sequence ATGCAATCCATCTACACGCAATTACGCCGAGGCTTCCTCGGCTTGTTCATGCTGGGCCTGCTGGCCGCCTGCCAGAGCACGCCAGAGACCAAACCCGTGTTCAACGCCGAGCAAGTCGCCACCCTGAAGGAACAAGGCTTCAACCAGACGGACGAAGGCTGGGAACTGAGCTTTACCGACAAGCTGCTGTTCGAGTTCGACGCCGCCAAGCTGATCCCGCCCAGCCGCGTCGCCATCCAGAAAATCAGCGCCGCCCTGCTGAAAGTGGGCATCACCCACATGCGCGTGGAAGGCCATACGGATAACGAAGGCACGGAAGCGTACAACGACAAGCTGTCGCTGGCGCGCGCCAACGTGGTGGCCGACGCCATGAGCGCCTCGGGCATTCCGCGCGACAACATCACCGTCAAGGGCCTGGGCATGAGTAAACCCGTGGCCTCGAACGCCAGCAAGACGGGCAAGGCGGAAAACCGCCGCGTCACCGTCATCGTGTCGGCGCCTTGA
- a CDS encoding diguanylate cyclase domain-containing protein, with amino-acid sequence MSARLNNKPARQPRPTLDSVLRRAHLSVSLIAVLAAGLTLTAVALLALRVYSDQNLRLVARSMSYTVEGAVVFGDSMAAREALALIGVNEDIDQAQVSDMAGKVLARWERGEHGTRYYIERALTGWMLPDSLTFPITRNEQAIGSIKLVPHSRSLLPFLLSGLSCLLACLVLSLVVAVRLSRRMETEITSPLRHLAETAHRVRRDRSFELRVPPANIAELNQINDDFNALLDELEAWQSHLQKEHASLSHRANHDSLTGLSNRAFMEAELERAILDARVGNGKVAVLFLDSDRFKYINDTFGHASGDRVLVTIAARIKQQLREGDLVARLGGDEFAILLKPLRNSSDAMHIADNIIAAMAQAIELPTGNSIVSSLTIGVAVFPDHAIDAVSLVGAADEAMYRAKQAQRGTRQVARLPQPHIHP; translated from the coding sequence ATGAGCGCCCGCCTGAACAACAAGCCTGCCCGCCAGCCCCGCCCCACGCTCGACAGCGTGCTGCGGCGCGCCCACTTGAGCGTGTCGCTGATCGCCGTGCTGGCGGCCGGCCTGACCCTGACGGCCGTGGCGCTGCTGGCCCTGCGCGTGTATTCGGACCAGAACCTGCGCCTGGTGGCCCGCTCGATGAGCTACACGGTGGAAGGGGCCGTCGTCTTTGGCGACTCCATGGCCGCCAGGGAAGCGCTGGCCCTGATCGGCGTGAATGAAGATATCGACCAGGCGCAAGTGAGCGACATGGCCGGCAAGGTGCTGGCCCGCTGGGAACGGGGCGAACACGGCACGCGCTACTACATCGAACGCGCGCTGACGGGCTGGATGCTGCCCGATTCGCTGACCTTCCCCATCACGCGCAATGAACAGGCCATCGGCAGCATCAAGCTGGTGCCGCACAGCCGCAGCCTGCTGCCCTTCCTGCTCAGCGGCCTGTCCTGCCTGCTCGCTTGCCTGGTACTGAGCCTGGTCGTCGCCGTGCGCCTGTCGCGCCGCATGGAAACGGAGATCACGTCGCCGCTGCGCCACCTGGCGGAAACGGCGCACCGCGTGCGGCGCGACCGCTCGTTCGAACTGCGCGTGCCGCCAGCCAATATCGCCGAACTGAACCAGATCAATGACGACTTCAACGCCCTGCTCGACGAACTGGAAGCATGGCAAAGCCATCTGCAGAAGGAACACGCCTCGCTGTCGCACCGCGCCAACCACGACAGCCTGACGGGCCTGTCGAACCGCGCCTTCATGGAAGCGGAACTGGAACGCGCCATCCTCGACGCGCGGGTCGGCAATGGCAAGGTGGCCGTGCTGTTCCTCGACAGCGACCGTTTCAAATACATCAACGACACCTTCGGCCACGCCTCGGGCGACCGGGTGCTGGTGACGATCGCCGCGCGCATCAAGCAACAATTGCGCGAAGGCGACCTGGTGGCGCGCCTGGGCGGCGACGAATTCGCCATCCTGCTCAAGCCGCTGCGCAACAGCAGCGACGCCATGCACATCGCCGACAACATCATCGCCGCCATGGCGCAAGCCATTGAACTGCCTACAGGCAACAGCATCGTCAGCTCGCTGACCATCGGCGTGGCCGTCTTCCCCGATCACGCCATCGACGCCGTCTCGCTGGTGGGCGCGGCGGACGAAGCCATGTACCGCGCCAAGCAGGCGCAACGCGGCACGCGCCAGGTCGCGCGCCTGCCGCAACCCCATATTCACCCCTGA
- a CDS encoding YfiR family protein — protein sequence MPSSSRHRQRPAPPVLLAAVLLASLLACAVLAPRAAWAQTGAAADARRPAEVAQVLFGIISYVRWPVVRQEVRVCMLGAPRYGAAIVDKPASSLGQRIRVKIPAVASTAGECDVVYMGSLPEGEREHLLAQIIGKPILSVAEPGTSCTVGTMFCLRLNEAQIGFDVNLDAIARSGLRVHPNALQIARRKGPPP from the coding sequence GTGCCCTCCTCTTCCCGCCACCGGCAGCGCCCCGCGCCGCCCGTCCTGCTCGCTGCCGTGCTGCTGGCCTCGCTGCTCGCCTGCGCTGTGCTGGCGCCGCGCGCGGCGTGGGCGCAAACGGGCGCGGCGGCCGACGCCAGGCGTCCCGCCGAGGTGGCCCAGGTCCTGTTTGGCATCATCAGTTATGTGCGCTGGCCCGTGGTGCGCCAGGAAGTGCGCGTCTGCATGCTCGGTGCGCCCCGCTACGGCGCGGCCATCGTCGACAAGCCCGCTTCCAGCCTGGGCCAGCGCATCCGCGTGAAAATCCCGGCGGTGGCCAGCACGGCCGGCGAATGCGACGTCGTCTACATGGGCAGCCTGCCCGAGGGCGAACGCGAGCATCTGCTGGCGCAGATCATCGGCAAGCCGATCTTGTCGGTCGCCGAACCGGGCACCTCCTGCACCGTGGGCACCATGTTCTGCCTGCGCCTGAACGAGGCGCAGATCGGTTTTGACGTCAACCTCGACGCCATCGCCCGCAGCGGCCTGCGCGTGCATCCAAACGCCTTGCAAATTGCACGTCGCAAGGGACCGCCGCCATGA
- a CDS encoding Na+/H+ antiporter: MHTVTIILILVLTVVLCGFLARSRWVRLPLPLIQIAGGTGLAVFGVQVPLDPDIFFLLFIPPLLFLDGWRIPKGAFFSDARSILMLAIGLVLFTVLGMGFFIDWLIPSVPLAVAFALGAILSPTDPVAVSAIAAGNPIPPRLMHILEGESLLNDASGLVCFTFAVGAMMTGGFSIGAASLSFLQEAGGGIIIGLAISWGVGLANKWLVSKVGEEPGLQILISILIPFAAYLGAEQIHGSGILAAATAGVSMHYADLIGRPLAATRTQRKAVWDTVQLVLNGVIFVMLGAQLPTTVAGLPAASAEIGAGSAWKLPLFVIAITVGLTFMRFLWVFISMKLTLFKHHKKVAGESKDAALLARPSLRLLLVASFAGVRGALTLAGILTLPLFLPDGTRFPARDLVIFLAMGVILLSLLLASVTLPLLTKGLVFAPPARRSTEERNARAAAAEAAIARLEKVCEGIDKNDKQQVVTEAANRLIEAYGRRLAYGESSNDEAMRLQELAKAERALRLEALNAERDELFRRRISGELDDTIHLRLLREIDLLEATLEE; encoded by the coding sequence ATGCATACCGTTACCATCATCCTCATCCTCGTGTTGACCGTCGTCCTGTGCGGCTTTCTCGCCCGCTCGCGCTGGGTCAGGCTGCCGCTGCCGCTGATCCAGATCGCCGGCGGCACGGGATTGGCCGTGTTTGGCGTGCAAGTGCCGCTCGATCCCGACATTTTCTTCCTGCTCTTCATCCCGCCGCTGCTGTTTCTCGATGGCTGGCGCATTCCCAAGGGCGCCTTCTTTTCCGACGCGCGCTCGATCCTGATGCTGGCCATCGGCCTCGTGCTGTTTACCGTGCTCGGCATGGGATTTTTCATCGACTGGCTGATTCCCAGCGTGCCGCTGGCCGTCGCCTTCGCGCTGGGCGCCATCCTGTCGCCGACGGACCCCGTGGCCGTCTCGGCGATTGCCGCCGGCAACCCGATCCCGCCGCGTCTGATGCACATCCTCGAAGGCGAATCCCTGCTCAACGACGCGTCGGGCCTCGTCTGCTTCACGTTTGCCGTGGGCGCCATGATGACGGGCGGCTTTTCCATCGGCGCCGCCTCGCTGAGTTTCTTGCAGGAAGCGGGCGGCGGCATCATCATCGGCCTGGCCATTTCGTGGGGCGTGGGCCTGGCGAATAAATGGCTGGTGAGCAAGGTCGGCGAAGAGCCGGGCCTGCAAATTCTCATCAGCATCCTGATCCCGTTCGCCGCCTACCTGGGCGCCGAACAAATCCACGGTTCCGGCATCCTGGCCGCCGCCACGGCCGGCGTGTCCATGCATTACGCCGACCTGATCGGCCGTCCGCTGGCCGCCACGCGCACCCAGCGCAAGGCCGTGTGGGATACCGTGCAACTGGTCCTGAATGGCGTGATCTTCGTCATGCTGGGCGCGCAACTGCCCACCACCGTTGCCGGCTTGCCGGCCGCCTCCGCCGAAATCGGCGCCGGCAGCGCCTGGAAACTGCCGCTGTTCGTCATCGCCATCACGGTGGGACTGACCTTCATGCGCTTCCTGTGGGTCTTCATTTCCATGAAGCTGACCCTGTTCAAGCACCACAAGAAGGTGGCGGGCGAATCGAAGGACGCGGCGCTGCTGGCCCGTCCCAGCCTGCGCTTGCTGCTGGTGGCGTCGTTCGCGGGCGTGCGCGGCGCGCTGACCCTGGCCGGCATCCTGACCCTGCCCTTGTTCTTGCCCGACGGCACGCGCTTTCCCGCGCGCGACCTCGTCATCTTCCTGGCCATGGGGGTGATTTTATTGTCGCTGCTGCTGGCCAGCGTCACCCTGCCCCTGCTGACCAAGGGCCTGGTGTTCGCGCCGCCCGCGCGCCGCTCGACGGAAGAGCGCAACGCCCGCGCCGCCGCCGCCGAAGCGGCCATCGCGCGGCTGGAAAAAGTGTGCGAAGGCATCGACAAGAATGACAAGCAGCAAGTCGTCACGGAGGCGGCCAACCGCCTGATTGAAGCCTACGGGCGCCGCCTCGCGTATGGCGAAAGCAGCAACGACGAGGCGATGCGGCTGCAGGAACTGGCCAAGGCCGAGCGGGCGCTGCGCCTGGAAGCGCTCAATGCCGAGCGGGACGAACTGTTCCGCCGCCGCATCTCGGGCGAACTGGACGACACCATCCATTTGCGCCTGCTGCGCGAAATCGACTTGCTGGAAGCGACATTGGAAGAATAG